In Pseudomonas sp. MYb327, one DNA window encodes the following:
- a CDS encoding xanthine phosphoribosyltransferase, protein MEALHQKIREQGIVLSDQVLKVDAFLNHQIDPALMKLIGDEFAALFKDSGITKIVTIEASGIAPAIMTGLNLGVPVIFARKQQSLTLTENLLSATVYSFTKKTESTVAISPRHLTSSDRVLIIDDFLANGKASQALISIIKQAGATVAGLGIVIEKSFQGGRAELDAQGYRVESLARVQSLKDGVVTFIE, encoded by the coding sequence ATGGAAGCACTGCACCAGAAAATCCGCGAACAAGGCATCGTGCTTTCCGATCAGGTCCTGAAGGTCGACGCCTTTCTGAACCACCAGATCGACCCGGCCCTGATGAAGCTGATCGGTGACGAATTCGCCGCGCTGTTCAAGGATTCGGGCATCACCAAGATCGTCACCATCGAAGCCTCGGGCATCGCCCCGGCGATCATGACTGGCCTGAACCTCGGCGTGCCGGTGATTTTCGCCCGCAAACAACAATCCCTTACCCTGACCGAAAACCTGCTGTCGGCGACCGTTTACTCGTTCACTAAGAAGACCGAAAGCACCGTGGCCATCTCCCCGCGTCACTTGACCAGCAGCGACCGCGTGCTGATCATCGATGACTTCCTGGCTAACGGTAAGGCGTCCCAGGCGCTGATTTCGATCATCAAACAGGCCGGCGCGACCGTGGCCGGTTTGGGGATCGTGATCGAGAAGTCGTTCCAGGGTGGTCGTGCGGAGCTGGATGCGCAGGGTTATCGCGTTGAGTCGCTGGCACGCGTGCAGTCGCTGAAGGATGGCGTTGTAACCTTCATCGAGTAA
- a CDS encoding NorM family multidrug efflux MATE transporter: MQHPARIELWAILRLAGPLIASQLAHMLMVLTDTLMMARLSPEALAGGGLGAATYSFVSIFCIGVIAAVGTLVAIRQGAGDIVGATRLTQAGLWLAWLMALVAGLLLWNLKPVLLLFGQTESNVQSAGQFLIFLPFALPGYLSFMALRGFTSAIGRATPVMVISLGGTVANFLLNYALITGMFGLPKLGLMGIGLVTAIVANLMALALAWHIRRHPAYDAYPLRKGLSRPNRQYLKELWRLGLPIGGTYAVEVGLFAFAALCMGTMGSTQLAAHQIALQIVSVAFMVPAGISYAITMRIGQHYGAGQLLDARLAGRVGIAFGAAAMLCFAMVFWLLPNQLIGLFLDHDDPAFREVINLAVSLLAVAAWFELFDGTQTIAMGCIRGLKDAKTTFLVGLGCYWLIGAPAAWWMAFHLNWGPTGVWWGLALGLAFAAVSLTLAFEWKMKRMIRREPASGRFEAIRPQ, from the coding sequence ATGCAGCATCCAGCGCGTATTGAACTCTGGGCCATCCTGCGGCTGGCGGGGCCGTTGATTGCCTCGCAGTTGGCGCACATGTTGATGGTCCTCACCGACACTTTGATGATGGCGCGCCTGAGTCCCGAAGCCTTGGCTGGCGGTGGACTCGGCGCGGCGACGTATTCGTTCGTGTCGATTTTCTGCATCGGCGTGATTGCTGCGGTCGGCACATTGGTGGCGATCCGTCAGGGCGCGGGCGACATTGTCGGCGCGACCCGGTTAACCCAGGCCGGACTGTGGCTGGCGTGGTTAATGGCGCTGGTGGCCGGTTTGCTGTTGTGGAATCTGAAACCGGTGTTGCTGCTGTTCGGCCAGACCGAGAGCAACGTGCAATCGGCCGGACAGTTCCTGATCTTCCTGCCGTTCGCCCTGCCCGGCTACCTGAGCTTCATGGCCTTGCGTGGTTTCACCAGCGCCATCGGTCGCGCGACACCGGTGATGGTCATCAGCCTGGGCGGTACGGTGGCCAATTTCCTGCTCAACTATGCGTTGATCACCGGCATGTTCGGCCTGCCTAAGCTCGGTTTGATGGGCATCGGCCTGGTCACGGCGATCGTGGCCAATCTCATGGCACTGGCGCTGGCGTGGCACATTCGTCGGCATCCCGCCTATGACGCCTATCCGCTGCGTAAGGGCCTGTCGCGACCTAACCGGCAATACCTGAAGGAGTTGTGGCGCCTGGGCTTGCCGATCGGCGGCACTTACGCGGTGGAGGTCGGGCTGTTTGCGTTCGCGGCGCTGTGCATGGGCACCATGGGCAGTACGCAACTGGCGGCACATCAGATCGCCCTGCAAATCGTCTCAGTGGCGTTCATGGTCCCGGCGGGCATTTCCTACGCGATCACCATGCGCATCGGCCAGCACTACGGCGCCGGGCAACTGCTGGACGCGCGGCTGGCCGGACGTGTCGGCATCGCCTTCGGCGCGGCCGCGATGCTGTGCTTTGCCATGGTGTTCTGGCTGCTGCCCAATCAGTTGATCGGCTTGTTCCTCGATCACGATGATCCGGCGTTTCGCGAGGTCATCAACCTGGCGGTGAGCCTGCTGGCGGTGGCGGCATGGTTCGAGCTGTTCGACGGCACGCAAACCATCGCCATGGGCTGCATTCGCGGACTCAAGGACGCCAAGACCACGTTCCTGGTTGGTCTGGGTTGCTATTGGCTGATTGGCGCGCCAGCGGCGTGGTGGATGGCGTTCCATTTGAACTGGGGGCCGACAGGCGTCTGGTGGGGTTTGGCACTGGGGTTGGCCTTCGCGGCGGTGAGCCTGACGTTGGCGTTTGAATGGAAGATGAAGCGGATGATTCGGCGAGAGCCGGCGTCAGGCCGATTCGAAGCCATTCGGCCTCAATGA
- a CDS encoding methyl-accepting chemotaxis protein, which produces MSQPRARIASQLGLALAVILAIVISGSTLFALRSLDTANLATREEHLASEARLLADQLSTFHGTLRESTQRLAGLFEKRFSAGLSVHPEEPVAVAGTQTPGLHLGSEVLNNNFNEVDQFKQMTAGVATVFVRSGEDFIRVSTNVTKQDGSRAIGTVLDHANPAYARLMAGQSYVGRSLLFERFYMSQYTPVRDSSGKVFAVLYVGFDYTDAQNAQFENLKRFRIGQTGSLALLDEQNKWLVPIAGVQALDQAVPAVVALAKTPGKGSFWSDTSQDFYSIAVPFEGGPWSVVASMPKTEISAVTWSVGIQLAIGSLLAMLIAVGSAVWLLRSKLAPLGDLVRQAEALGAGDLSVRLSVSSNDEIGQLARAFNQMSQALSTMVEHIRTASMEVNSRAQALSGLSGGAYEGMEQQSGEITSMAGAVEEFSATSLNIADNMGSTQRLAQENAQQTQIGRTSMDEASSSLEQIAGALNSTATVINTLGQRSQEIGGIVGVITSIAEQTNLLALNAAIEAARAGEQGRGFAVVADEVRNLASRTRQATDEISGMIQSIQQETGNAISTMEQGNVLMQEGLSRNANVASALARIDEQSRSAGQQFAAITTATQEQSSTATLLSSNLQSIALANSEQREVVSNLAVTAKELEKLAADLRSEVDRFR; this is translated from the coding sequence ATGTCTCAACCTCGTGCCCGGATCGCTTCACAGCTAGGTCTTGCGCTTGCCGTGATACTGGCGATCGTCATCAGCGGCAGTACCTTGTTCGCCCTGCGCTCGCTGGACACGGCCAATCTGGCCACTCGCGAAGAGCATCTGGCCAGTGAGGCCCGGTTGTTGGCCGATCAATTGAGCACCTTTCACGGCACCCTGCGTGAAAGCACCCAGCGCCTGGCCGGGCTGTTTGAAAAGCGCTTCAGTGCCGGTTTGAGTGTGCACCCGGAAGAGCCGGTGGCTGTCGCGGGTACGCAGACCCCGGGTCTGCACCTGGGCAGCGAAGTGCTGAACAACAATTTCAACGAAGTGGACCAGTTCAAGCAGATGACCGCCGGTGTGGCCACGGTGTTCGTGCGCAGCGGTGAGGATTTCATCCGGGTCAGCACCAACGTCACCAAGCAAGACGGCAGTCGTGCCATCGGCACTGTGCTCGATCATGCGAATCCGGCCTACGCCCGATTGATGGCGGGGCAGAGTTACGTGGGTCGGTCCCTGTTGTTCGAACGCTTCTACATGTCGCAGTACACCCCGGTGCGTGACAGCAGCGGCAAAGTCTTTGCGGTGCTGTACGTAGGTTTCGATTACACCGACGCGCAGAATGCCCAGTTCGAAAACCTCAAGCGCTTCCGCATCGGCCAGACCGGCTCTCTGGCGTTGCTGGATGAGCAAAATAAATGGCTGGTCCCGATTGCTGGTGTGCAGGCGCTGGATCAAGCGGTCCCGGCCGTTGTGGCGCTTGCGAAGACCCCGGGCAAGGGCAGTTTCTGGAGCGACACGTCGCAAGACTTCTACAGCATTGCCGTGCCGTTCGAAGGCGGGCCGTGGTCGGTGGTGGCAAGCATGCCGAAGACCGAAATCAGCGCTGTGACCTGGAGCGTCGGCATTCAGCTGGCCATCGGCAGTCTGTTGGCGATGTTGATCGCGGTCGGTTCTGCGGTCTGGCTGCTGCGCAGCAAATTGGCACCGCTGGGTGATCTGGTGCGTCAGGCCGAAGCCTTGGGCGCCGGTGATTTGAGCGTACGCCTGAGCGTGTCGAGCAATGATGAAATCGGCCAGTTGGCCCGAGCCTTCAACCAGATGAGCCAGGCGTTGTCGACCATGGTCGAGCACATCCGTACCGCTTCGATGGAGGTCAATAGCCGCGCCCAGGCCTTGTCCGGTTTGTCAGGCGGCGCTTATGAAGGGATGGAGCAGCAATCCGGCGAAATCACCAGCATGGCGGGCGCTGTGGAAGAGTTCAGCGCGACTTCCCTGAACATCGCCGACAACATGGGCAGCACCCAGCGTCTGGCCCAGGAAAACGCCCAACAAACCCAGATCGGTCGTACCTCTATGGACGAAGCATCTTCGTCGCTGGAGCAAATTGCCGGGGCGTTGAACAGCACGGCGACGGTGATCAACACCTTGGGGCAGCGCTCCCAGGAAATCGGCGGCATCGTCGGCGTGATCACCTCGATTGCCGAACAGACCAATCTGCTGGCGTTGAACGCTGCGATTGAAGCGGCCCGCGCGGGTGAACAGGGGCGCGGTTTCGCCGTGGTGGCTGATGAAGTACGCAACCTGGCGTCCCGCACTCGTCAGGCGACTGATGAAATTTCCGGCATGATCCAAAGCATCCAGCAGGAAACCGGCAACGCCATCAGCACCATGGAGCAGGGCAACGTGCTGATGCAGGAAGGTCTGTCACGCAACGCCAACGTAGCTTCGGCACTGGCGCGGATCGATGAGCAAAGCCGTTCGGCCGGTCAGCAATTTGCGGCGATCACCACCGCGACCCAAGAGCAAAGCAGCACCGCGACGTTGCTCAGCAGCAACCTGCAGAGCATTGCCCTGGCCAACAGCGAGCAGCGTGAGGTGGTTTCCAACCTGGCCGTCACCGCCAAGGAACTGGAAAAGCTGGCTGCGGATTTGCGTTCTGAGGTTGACCGGTTTCGTTGA
- a CDS encoding bifunctional diguanylate cyclase/phosphodiesterase: MSTPVEPLRLLLLAEEPAWAALLRECLAPMGSSAVLISAPSWESVSSLFDDNRSAVLLTIPALQPAPGRCCLPTVLLLEHEPQFPPDGVSDWLVRDHLDPGMLRRCLRHVRERGVLETTLQRLAEQDPLTGIANRQGFQTLLTARLAENEGRGLALGHLDLDNFRHANDALGHQAGDRLILQVVARLKSQLEAGDQLARLGSDEFALLIDTRRAPQRAEWMAERITEALAEPYWVDGESLLIGSSLGIAHARAQAGADPLMWHAHIAMQQAKSTQGCTFHIFNERINRNARSIADLETELRRALRRDELELHYQPRLNLEDGQIVGLEALVRWRHSERGLLPPSEFVPLAEQSGLIVPLGYWVISRALRDMQALRERGLPPLHMAINLSFRQFQDSQLLSTLSRLIAERGVEAQWLEFELTETAVMRRSDLVKQTMDALGRLGVRFSLDDFGTGFSSFVHLNSLPITLLKIDKSFVGGMEQREENRKLVHAMINLAHNLNLEVVAEGVETPEQLDLLRGFDCDQVQGYLISKPLPLAELVEYLTFGSSQQPALEIVG, encoded by the coding sequence TTGTCTACGCCTGTCGAACCCTTGCGTTTGCTGCTACTGGCCGAAGAGCCAGCGTGGGCAGCGTTGTTGCGCGAGTGTCTGGCTCCGATGGGGAGCTCGGCCGTGCTCATCAGCGCGCCGAGTTGGGAGTCGGTCAGCAGTCTGTTTGATGACAACCGCAGCGCGGTGTTGTTGACGATCCCGGCCCTTCAGCCGGCGCCGGGCCGTTGCTGCCTGCCAACGGTGTTGTTGCTCGAGCATGAGCCGCAGTTCCCGCCTGACGGTGTGAGCGACTGGCTGGTTCGCGACCACCTCGACCCGGGCATGCTTCGCCGGTGCCTGCGGCATGTGCGTGAGCGCGGCGTGCTGGAAACCACTCTGCAACGCCTGGCCGAGCAAGACCCGCTGACCGGCATCGCCAACCGTCAGGGTTTCCAGACCTTGCTGACCGCGCGGCTGGCAGAAAACGAGGGGCGCGGCCTGGCGCTGGGCCACCTCGATCTCGACAACTTCCGTCACGCCAACGATGCCCTCGGCCACCAGGCCGGTGACCGCTTGATCCTGCAAGTGGTCGCGCGGCTCAAAAGCCAGCTGGAGGCCGGCGATCAACTGGCACGACTGGGCAGCGATGAATTCGCCTTGCTGATCGACACCCGCCGAGCCCCGCAGCGCGCCGAGTGGATGGCCGAACGCATTACCGAAGCGCTGGCCGAGCCTTATTGGGTCGATGGGGAAAGTCTGTTGATCGGCTCCAGCCTCGGCATTGCCCACGCCCGTGCCCAGGCTGGCGCCGATCCGTTGATGTGGCACGCGCACATCGCCATGCAGCAAGCCAAGAGCACCCAGGGTTGCACCTTTCACATCTTCAACGAACGCATCAACCGCAATGCCCGTAGCATCGCCGATCTTGAAACCGAGCTGCGCCGGGCGTTACGCCGCGATGAGCTGGAGCTGCATTACCAGCCACGCCTGAACCTTGAGGACGGGCAAATCGTCGGCCTCGAAGCCTTGGTGCGCTGGCGTCACAGCGAGCGCGGCTTGCTGCCGCCAAGCGAATTCGTGCCGCTGGCCGAACAAAGCGGCTTGATCGTGCCGCTCGGCTACTGGGTGATTTCCCGAGCCTTGCGCGACATGCAGGCGCTGCGCGAACGCGGTCTGCCGCCGTTGCACATGGCGATCAACCTGTCGTTCCGGCAGTTTCAGGACAGCCAGTTGCTCTCGACCCTGAGCCGGCTGATTGCCGAACGGGGCGTGGAAGCGCAGTGGCTGGAATTCGAACTGACCGAAACCGCGGTCATGCGCCGCAGTGATCTGGTCAAGCAGACCATGGACGCCCTCGGGCGCCTGGGCGTGCGCTTCTCTCTCGATGACTTCGGTACCGGGTTCTCATCGTTCGTGCACCTCAACAGCCTGCCGATCACCTTGCTGAAGATCGACAAAAGCTTTGTCGGCGGCATGGAGCAACGCGAAGAGAATCGCAAGCTGGTCCACGCGATGATCAACCTGGCGCACAACCTCAATCTTGAAGTTGTCGCCGAAGGGGTGGAAACACCGGAGCAGTTGGATCTGCTGCGCGGGTTTGACTGCGATCAGGTGCAGGGTTACCTGATCAGCAAACCGTTGCCGTTGGCGGAATTGGTGGAATACCTGACGTTTGGCAGCAGTCAGCAGCCAGCGCTGGAAATCGTCGGCTAA
- the rep gene encoding DNA helicase Rep, whose translation MSRLNPRQQEAVSYVGGPLLVLAGAGSGKTSVITRKIAHLIQNCGIRAQYIVAMTFTNKAAREMKERVGTLLRAGEGRGLTVCTFHNLGLNIIRKEHVRLGYKPGFSIFDETDVKALMTDIMQKEYSGDDGVDEIKNMIGAWKNDLILPAQALENARNPKEQTAAIVYTHYQRTLKAFNAVDFDDLILLPVKLFEEHADILEKWQNKVRYLLVDEYQDTNASQYLLVKMLIGKRNQFTVVGDDDQSIYAWRGARPENLMLLKDDYPSLKVVMLEQNYRSTSRILRCANVLISNNPHEFEKQLWSEMGHGDEIRVIRCRNEDAEAERVAVEILSLHLRTDRPYSDFAILYRGNYQAKLIELKLQHHQVPYRLSGGNSFFGRQEVKDLMAYFRLIVNPDDDNAFLRVINVPRREIGSTTLEKLGNYATERKISMYAATDEIGLGEHLDSRFTDRLSRFKRFMDKVREQCAGEDPISALRSMVMDIDYENWLRTNSSSDKAADYRMGNVWFLIEALKNTLEKDEEGEMTVEDAIGKLVLRDMLERQQEEEDGAEGVQMMTLHASKGLEFPYVFIMGMEEEILPHRSSIEADTIEEERRLAYVGITRARQTLAFTFAAKRKQYGEIIDCAPSRFLDELPPDDLAWEGNDDTPTEVKAVRGNSALADIRAMLKR comes from the coding sequence ATGTCCCGACTCAATCCCCGGCAGCAAGAAGCCGTGAGCTACGTCGGCGGCCCTCTTTTGGTGCTCGCCGGTGCAGGCTCCGGCAAGACCAGCGTGATCACGCGCAAGATTGCCCACCTGATCCAGAACTGCGGCATCCGCGCCCAGTACATCGTCGCCATGACCTTCACCAACAAAGCTGCGCGGGAGATGAAGGAGCGGGTCGGCACCCTGCTGCGCGCCGGTGAAGGCCGCGGGCTGACGGTCTGCACCTTCCACAACCTGGGCCTGAACATCATCCGCAAGGAGCACGTGCGGCTGGGCTACAAACCCGGTTTCTCGATTTTCGACGAGACCGACGTCAAGGCCCTGATGACCGACATCATGCAGAAGGAATACTCGGGCGACGACGGCGTCGACGAGATCAAGAACATGATCGGGGCCTGGAAAAACGACCTGATCCTGCCAGCCCAGGCCCTGGAAAATGCGCGCAACCCCAAGGAGCAGACCGCTGCCATCGTCTACACCCACTATCAGCGCACGCTCAAGGCGTTCAACGCGGTGGACTTCGACGACTTGATCCTGCTGCCGGTAAAACTGTTCGAAGAACACGCCGACATTCTGGAAAAGTGGCAGAACAAGGTGCGTTACCTGCTGGTCGACGAATACCAGGACACCAACGCCAGCCAGTACCTGCTGGTGAAAATGCTCATCGGCAAGCGAAACCAGTTCACCGTGGTGGGCGACGACGACCAGTCGATCTACGCCTGGCGCGGCGCACGCCCGGAAAACCTGATGCTGCTCAAGGACGACTACCCGTCCTTGAAAGTGGTGATGCTGGAGCAGAACTATCGCTCCACCAGCCGCATCTTGCGCTGCGCCAACGTGCTGATCTCGAACAACCCCCACGAATTCGAAAAGCAGCTGTGGAGTGAAATGGGCCACGGCGATGAGATCCGCGTGATCCGCTGCCGCAACGAAGACGCCGAAGCCGAGCGCGTCGCCGTGGAAATCCTCAGCCTGCACTTGCGCACAGACCGGCCCTACAGCGATTTTGCGATCCTCTATCGCGGCAACTACCAGGCCAAGTTGATCGAGCTGAAATTGCAACATCACCAGGTGCCGTATCGTTTGTCTGGCGGCAACAGCTTCTTCGGCCGCCAGGAAGTGAAAGACCTGATGGCCTACTTCCGCCTGATCGTGAACCCGGATGACGACAACGCCTTCCTGCGGGTGATTAACGTCCCGCGCCGGGAAATCGGTTCGACGACGCTGGAAAAACTCGGCAACTACGCCACCGAGCGCAAGATCTCGATGTACGCCGCCACCGACGAAATCGGGCTGGGCGAGCACCTGGACTCGCGCTTCACCGATCGCCTGTCGCGCTTCAAGCGCTTCATGGACAAGGTCCGCGAGCAGTGCGCCGGTGAAGACCCGATTTCGGCGCTGCGCAGCATGGTCATGGACATCGACTACGAAAACTGGCTGCGCACCAACAGCTCCAGCGACAAGGCTGCCGACTACCGCATGGGCAACGTCTGGTTCCTGATCGAGGCGTTGAAAAACACCCTGGAGAAGGACGAAGAAGGCGAGATGACCGTCGAAGACGCCATCGGCAAACTCGTCCTGCGCGACATGCTCGAGCGCCAGCAAGAAGAGGAAGACGGCGCCGAAGGCGTGCAGATGATGACCTTGCACGCGTCCAAGGGCCTGGAATTCCCCTACGTGTTCATCATGGGCATGGAAGAGGAAATCCTGCCGCACCGCTCCAGCATCGAAGCCGACACCATCGAAGAAGAACGCCGCCTGGCCTACGTGGGCATTACCCGCGCGCGCCAGACCCTGGCCTTCACCTTCGCCGCCAAGCGCAAGCAGTACGGCGAGATCATCGACTGCGCACCGAGCCGCTTCCTCGATGAACTGCCGCCGGACGACCTGGCCTGGGAAGGCAACGACGACACCCCGACCGAAGTCAAAGCCGTTCGCGGCAATAGTGCATTGGCCGATATACGCGCGATGTTAAAGCGCTAG
- a CDS encoding phosphocholine cytidylyltransferase family protein, protein MKAIILAAGRGSRMKSLTDERPKCLVQLRGKPLLEWQLESLRAAGISDIAVVTGYKRELLADRGLGEFHNSRWADTNMVSSLACAESWLEGQPCIVSYSDIFYSPVAVQSLMASTASLAVTYDPNWLQLWTERFGDPLLDAETFRLTAANTLAEIGNKPHSVDEVQGQYMGLLRFTPEGWAEVVRLRAGLTQQQRDSMHMTNTLQRVINAGRVPIEALSYTGEWGEIDSSEDLCVYQ, encoded by the coding sequence GTGAAAGCCATTATTCTGGCTGCCGGGCGTGGCAGTCGCATGAAAAGCCTCACGGACGAGCGCCCCAAGTGTCTTGTGCAATTGCGCGGCAAACCCTTGCTGGAGTGGCAGTTAGAATCGCTGCGTGCGGCGGGCATCAGTGACATCGCCGTGGTGACAGGCTATAAACGTGAACTGCTGGCAGACCGCGGCCTGGGCGAGTTTCATAATTCACGCTGGGCAGACACCAATATGGTGTCGTCGCTAGCCTGTGCCGAGTCCTGGCTTGAGGGCCAGCCATGCATCGTCAGTTACTCGGATATTTTCTACAGCCCGGTGGCCGTCCAGTCGTTGATGGCGAGCACGGCATCGCTGGCCGTCACTTACGATCCCAACTGGCTGCAGTTATGGACGGAGCGTTTCGGCGATCCATTGCTGGATGCCGAAACATTCCGCCTCACCGCTGCCAACACACTGGCTGAAATTGGCAACAAGCCACACTCGGTGGACGAAGTCCAAGGCCAATACATGGGGCTGTTACGATTCACTCCTGAAGGGTGGGCTGAAGTCGTTCGCCTGCGCGCAGGCTTGACCCAGCAGCAGCGTGACAGCATGCACATGACCAACACCTTGCAGCGTGTCATCAATGCGGGCCGAGTGCCGATTGAGGCTCTTTCTTACACAGGAGAATGGGGAGAGATCGACTCCAGTGAAGACCTCTGCGTGTATCAATAA
- a CDS encoding LysR substrate-binding domain-containing protein produces MSRRLPPLYALRAFEAAARHSSFTRAAEELSITQSAVSRHIRTLEEHFACRLFHRSGRNLQLTESARMLLPGIREGFTALERACNTLRAEDDILRMKAPSTLTMRWLLARLSRFRHLQPGNEVQLTSAWMDVDSVDFNDEPFDCAVLLSNGHFPPDWEASYLFPEELIPVGAPNLLNDQPWDVARLVNTELLHPTPDRRDWRNWLERMGLAEQVSLKGGQVFDTLELGMIAAARGYGVSMGDLLMVAEDVAQGRLSLPWPTAVASGEKYYLVWPKTRPGGERMRRLSDFLQNEVRAMELPDVERLS; encoded by the coding sequence ATGTCACGTCGGCTTCCTCCCTTATATGCCCTTCGCGCATTCGAAGCGGCGGCGCGGCACAGTTCATTCACGCGCGCCGCCGAAGAGCTGTCGATCACGCAAAGTGCGGTCAGTCGACATATTCGTACACTCGAAGAGCATTTTGCCTGCCGCTTGTTTCATCGCAGTGGCCGCAATCTGCAACTGACCGAGTCGGCCCGGATGTTGTTGCCGGGCATTCGTGAGGGCTTCACCGCGCTGGAGCGGGCTTGTAATACCTTGCGCGCCGAAGACGACATCCTGCGCATGAAAGCCCCGTCGACCCTGACCATGCGCTGGCTGCTTGCGCGCCTCAGTCGCTTCCGTCATTTGCAGCCGGGCAATGAAGTGCAATTGACCAGCGCCTGGATGGATGTCGATTCGGTGGATTTCAATGATGAGCCGTTCGACTGCGCGGTGTTGTTGAGCAACGGACATTTCCCGCCCGACTGGGAGGCGAGTTACCTGTTCCCCGAGGAGTTGATCCCGGTGGGTGCGCCCAATCTGCTGAACGATCAGCCTTGGGACGTGGCGCGTCTGGTGAACACCGAACTGCTGCACCCGACTCCGGACCGCCGTGACTGGCGCAACTGGCTGGAGCGCATGGGGCTGGCCGAGCAGGTGTCGCTCAAGGGTGGGCAGGTGTTCGACACGCTTGAATTGGGGATGATCGCCGCGGCCCGAGGCTACGGCGTGTCCATGGGGGATTTGCTGATGGTGGCGGAGGATGTGGCACAGGGGCGTCTGAGTTTGCCGTGGCCGACCGCCGTTGCCAGCGGTGAGAAATATTACCTGGTCTGGCCGAAAACCCGTCCTGGCGGTGAGCGGATGCGCCGCCTTAGCGACTTCCTGCAAAACGAAGTGAGGGCCATGGAATTGCCCGATGTCGAGCGCTTGAGCTGA
- a CDS encoding gamma-glutamyl-gamma-aminobutyrate hydrolase family protein (Members of this family of hydrolases with an active site Cys residue belong to MEROPS family C26.), whose product MKIVAVSQRVDTHPERGETRDALDQRLSGFLLAAGLIPVPVPNGLSRQSPDELDHWLAAVSPQAVVLSGGNDIGQYPARDQTESRMLDHARTRNLPVLGICRGMQMLAHWSGSGLKPVTGHVRTRHRLSGLIVSEVNSYHGFALENCPQGFEVMARSEDGEIEAIRHLHLPWQGWMWHPERETAFAAHDIERIQQLFNITNSTQELTG is encoded by the coding sequence GTGAAAATAGTCGCTGTCAGCCAACGCGTGGACACTCACCCGGAGCGCGGTGAAACCCGTGATGCACTGGACCAGCGCCTGAGCGGTTTTTTGCTGGCGGCAGGCCTCATCCCCGTGCCGGTACCCAACGGCTTAAGCCGGCAATCGCCGGATGAGCTGGATCACTGGCTGGCAGCAGTATCGCCGCAAGCAGTTGTTCTTTCAGGGGGCAATGACATCGGTCAATACCCGGCCCGCGACCAGACTGAAAGCAGGATGCTCGACCACGCGCGTACACGCAATCTGCCAGTTTTGGGGATCTGCCGGGGCATGCAGATGCTGGCCCACTGGTCAGGTAGCGGGTTGAAACCGGTGACAGGGCATGTGCGCACCCGGCACCGGTTATCAGGGTTGATCGTGTCCGAGGTCAATAGCTATCACGGTTTCGCCCTTGAGAATTGTCCGCAAGGTTTTGAAGTGATGGCACGAAGCGAAGACGGCGAGATCGAAGCGATCAGACACCTTCACCTGCCTTGGCAAGGCTGGATGTGGCACCCAGAGCGCGAAACCGCTTTTGCCGCGCACGATATTGAGCGTATCCAGCAGTTGTTCAACATCACCAATTCCACTCAAGAACTCACAGGATAG